One Papaver somniferum cultivar HN1 chromosome 10, ASM357369v1, whole genome shotgun sequence genomic window carries:
- the LOC113317982 gene encoding protein MICRORCHIDIA 6-like isoform X2 — MSYTDVVELSSDDETEDPKVKYVKQETKLPGNVLLKKQIKSEKFPLQNGHVNSVNGTQSSSSALNQGNHTAIGGPTYASSLPPAPLTRQFWKAGTYTDEQPSESATQNGQNHLRVHPKFLHSNATSHKWAFGAVAELLDNAVDEIQNGATFVMVDKIQTPHDGSPALLIQDDGGGMDPEAMRHCMSFGFSDKKSNLAIGQYGNGFKTSTMRLGADVIVFSRRQEQRSFTQSVGLLSYTFLRQTGHDRIVVPMVDFEYNTSIREFKNLLRSTEEHFSLNLSMLLQWSPYKTKTELMKQFDDIGQHGTKVIIYNLWFTDDGEMELDFEADVEDIRLPGAPKVAKQGSLQAIGQQHIANQLHYSLREYLSILYLRVPEHFRIILRGQVVKHHNIADDLKHPEFILYKPQIGPNSEGVVVTTIGFLKEAPHVNIHGFSVYHKNRLIMPFWRVLSQNNSRGRGVVGVLEANFIEHTHNKQDFEKTTVFQKLEIRLKEMTLEYWDFHCGLIGYQQLRKKPQTPKLPKASNEKISNKMSRFPTYDSSRVGSEGGLFQDHAISPSAFSGGRQTNSIANDQLGTEPELSTKRKEHDHVIEPETRRRQASSAENATDSPLHSDKQLANNTHNGLQSEEAKILIKENKRLREQCLEFEKSEEELNFKVEGLKNELDKVELEYEQLLAESKLMDMLKEEKV; from the exons ATGAGCTACACGGATGTTGTGGAATTGTCAAGTGATGATGAGACGGAAGACCCAAAAGTGAAGTATGTTAAACAGGAGACAAAGCTACCAGGTAATGTGCTGTTGAAGAAGCAGATTAAATCTGAAAAGTTTCCTCTGCAGAATGGACATGTGAATTCTGTGAACGGGACTCAAAGTAGCTCTAGTGCCTTGAATCAAGGGAATCACACGGCTATTGGTGGCCCAACATATGCATCTTCTTTGCCTCCTGCTCCACTTACTCGTCAATTCTGGAAAGCTGGGACCTATACGGACGAACAACCTTCTGAATCTGCCACCCAAA ATGGGCAAAATCATTTGCGAGTTCATCCCAAGTTTCTTCACTCAAATGCTACTTCACACAAGTGGGCTTTTGGTG ccgTTGCCGAGCTGCTTGACAATGCTGTCGATGAG ATTCAAAATGGAGCTACCTTTGTCATGGTAGATAAAATTCAAACGCCTCATGATGGAAGTCCAGCTTTGCTAATCCAAG ATGATGGAGGTGGTATGGACCCTGAAGCAATGCGACACTGTATGAGCTTTGGATTCTCGGATAAGAAATCAAATCTTGCCATTGGACAAT ATGGAAATGGGTTCAAGACAAGCACGATGAGGCTTGGGGCAGATGTGATAGTATTTAGCCGCCGCCAAGAGCAGAG GTCATTTACTCAAAGTGTTGGTCTCCTTTCTTACACCTTTTTGAGACAAACAGGTCATGACAGAATAGTTGTTCCTATG GTGGATTTTGAGTATAACACATCAATTCGCGAATTTAAAAACCTATTACGTTCTACGGAGGAGCACTTTTCGCTTAATCTTTCAATGCTCCTGCAGTGGTCTCCTTATAAAACAAAAACCGAGTTGATGAAACAA TTCGATGACATAGGACAACATGGCACAAAAGTTATTATCTACAATCTCTGGTTCACCGATGATGGGGAAATGGAACTTGATTTTGAGGCGGATGTGGAG GATATCCGATTACCTGGAGCCCCAAAAGTGGCTAAACAAGGCAGTTTACAAGCTATAGGCCAACAACATATCGCCAACCAGCTCCACTATTCTCTTCGT GAGTACTTATCTATCCTATATCTGAGAGTACCTGAGCATTTCAGAATAATTCTGCGTGGACAAGTTGTTAAACATCACAATATTGCCGATGATCTTAAGCATCCTGAGTTCATCTTGTACAAACCTCAAATAGGTCCAAATTCGGAG GGTGTAGTAGTTACCACAATAGGGTTCCTGAAGGAAGCTCCACATGTGAACATCCATGGATTCAGTGTTTACCATAAAAACAGGCTTATAATG CCGTTTTGGCGTGTTCTCAGTCAGAACAACAGTAGGGGCAGGGGTGTAGTAG GTGTTCTGGAGGCAAATTTTATTGAACATACTCACAACAAGCAAGATTTTGAGAAGACTACAGTTTTTCAAAAGCTTGAAATCCGTTTGAAAGAAATGACCTTGGAGTACTG GGATTTCCATTGTGGATTAATTGGGTATCAACAACTCAGGAAGAAGCCTCAGACACCAAAGCTTCCGAAAGCATCTAATGAAAAAATATCTAACAAAATGAGTCGATTTCCTACATATGATAGTTCAAGAGTAGGTTCTGAAGGTGGTCTCTTTCAAGATCATGCGATATCCCCGTCTGCATTTTCAGGAGGAAGACAAACAAATAGTATTGCCAACGATCAACTTGGCACCGAACCAG AACTATCGACGAAGAGGAAGGAACATGATCACGTCATAGAACCAGAAACCAGGAGAAGGCAGGCAAGCTCAGCAGAAAATGCAACTGATAGCCCACTCCATTCAGATAAACAG CTTGCTAATAACACTCACAATGGGTTGCAAAGTGAAGAGGCCAAAATCCTAATTAAAGAAAACAAGAGGCTCCGTGAACA GTGCTTGGAGTTTGAGAAGAGCGAGGAAGAGCTTAATTTCAAG GTAGAAGGTCTCAAAAATGAACTAGATAAAGTTGAGCTCGAGTACGAACAACTGTTGGCCGAATCTAAACTGATGGATATGTTAAAGGAGGAGAAAGTGTAA
- the LOC113317982 gene encoding protein MICRORCHIDIA 6-like isoform X1, translating into MYVRNDTGKKKVAWNRLEMSYTDVVELSSDDETEDPKVKYVKQETKLPGNVLLKKQIKSEKFPLQNGHVNSVNGTQSSSSALNQGNHTAIGGPTYASSLPPAPLTRQFWKAGTYTDEQPSESATQNGQNHLRVHPKFLHSNATSHKWAFGAVAELLDNAVDEIQNGATFVMVDKIQTPHDGSPALLIQDDGGGMDPEAMRHCMSFGFSDKKSNLAIGQYGNGFKTSTMRLGADVIVFSRRQEQRSFTQSVGLLSYTFLRQTGHDRIVVPMVDFEYNTSIREFKNLLRSTEEHFSLNLSMLLQWSPYKTKTELMKQFDDIGQHGTKVIIYNLWFTDDGEMELDFEADVEDIRLPGAPKVAKQGSLQAIGQQHIANQLHYSLREYLSILYLRVPEHFRIILRGQVVKHHNIADDLKHPEFILYKPQIGPNSEGVVVTTIGFLKEAPHVNIHGFSVYHKNRLIMPFWRVLSQNNSRGRGVVGVLEANFIEHTHNKQDFEKTTVFQKLEIRLKEMTLEYWDFHCGLIGYQQLRKKPQTPKLPKASNEKISNKMSRFPTYDSSRVGSEGGLFQDHAISPSAFSGGRQTNSIANDQLGTEPELSTKRKEHDHVIEPETRRRQASSAENATDSPLHSDKQLANNTHNGLQSEEAKILIKENKRLREQCLEFEKSEEELNFKVEGLKNELDKVELEYEQLLAESKLMDMLKEEKV; encoded by the exons atgtatgttaggaatgATACAGGGAAGAAGAAAGTGGCCTGGAATCG GCTTGAGATGAGCTACACGGATGTTGTGGAATTGTCAAGTGATGATGAGACGGAAGACCCAAAAGTGAAGTATGTTAAACAGGAGACAAAGCTACCAGGTAATGTGCTGTTGAAGAAGCAGATTAAATCTGAAAAGTTTCCTCTGCAGAATGGACATGTGAATTCTGTGAACGGGACTCAAAGTAGCTCTAGTGCCTTGAATCAAGGGAATCACACGGCTATTGGTGGCCCAACATATGCATCTTCTTTGCCTCCTGCTCCACTTACTCGTCAATTCTGGAAAGCTGGGACCTATACGGACGAACAACCTTCTGAATCTGCCACCCAAA ATGGGCAAAATCATTTGCGAGTTCATCCCAAGTTTCTTCACTCAAATGCTACTTCACACAAGTGGGCTTTTGGTG ccgTTGCCGAGCTGCTTGACAATGCTGTCGATGAG ATTCAAAATGGAGCTACCTTTGTCATGGTAGATAAAATTCAAACGCCTCATGATGGAAGTCCAGCTTTGCTAATCCAAG ATGATGGAGGTGGTATGGACCCTGAAGCAATGCGACACTGTATGAGCTTTGGATTCTCGGATAAGAAATCAAATCTTGCCATTGGACAAT ATGGAAATGGGTTCAAGACAAGCACGATGAGGCTTGGGGCAGATGTGATAGTATTTAGCCGCCGCCAAGAGCAGAG GTCATTTACTCAAAGTGTTGGTCTCCTTTCTTACACCTTTTTGAGACAAACAGGTCATGACAGAATAGTTGTTCCTATG GTGGATTTTGAGTATAACACATCAATTCGCGAATTTAAAAACCTATTACGTTCTACGGAGGAGCACTTTTCGCTTAATCTTTCAATGCTCCTGCAGTGGTCTCCTTATAAAACAAAAACCGAGTTGATGAAACAA TTCGATGACATAGGACAACATGGCACAAAAGTTATTATCTACAATCTCTGGTTCACCGATGATGGGGAAATGGAACTTGATTTTGAGGCGGATGTGGAG GATATCCGATTACCTGGAGCCCCAAAAGTGGCTAAACAAGGCAGTTTACAAGCTATAGGCCAACAACATATCGCCAACCAGCTCCACTATTCTCTTCGT GAGTACTTATCTATCCTATATCTGAGAGTACCTGAGCATTTCAGAATAATTCTGCGTGGACAAGTTGTTAAACATCACAATATTGCCGATGATCTTAAGCATCCTGAGTTCATCTTGTACAAACCTCAAATAGGTCCAAATTCGGAG GGTGTAGTAGTTACCACAATAGGGTTCCTGAAGGAAGCTCCACATGTGAACATCCATGGATTCAGTGTTTACCATAAAAACAGGCTTATAATG CCGTTTTGGCGTGTTCTCAGTCAGAACAACAGTAGGGGCAGGGGTGTAGTAG GTGTTCTGGAGGCAAATTTTATTGAACATACTCACAACAAGCAAGATTTTGAGAAGACTACAGTTTTTCAAAAGCTTGAAATCCGTTTGAAAGAAATGACCTTGGAGTACTG GGATTTCCATTGTGGATTAATTGGGTATCAACAACTCAGGAAGAAGCCTCAGACACCAAAGCTTCCGAAAGCATCTAATGAAAAAATATCTAACAAAATGAGTCGATTTCCTACATATGATAGTTCAAGAGTAGGTTCTGAAGGTGGTCTCTTTCAAGATCATGCGATATCCCCGTCTGCATTTTCAGGAGGAAGACAAACAAATAGTATTGCCAACGATCAACTTGGCACCGAACCAG AACTATCGACGAAGAGGAAGGAACATGATCACGTCATAGAACCAGAAACCAGGAGAAGGCAGGCAAGCTCAGCAGAAAATGCAACTGATAGCCCACTCCATTCAGATAAACAG CTTGCTAATAACACTCACAATGGGTTGCAAAGTGAAGAGGCCAAAATCCTAATTAAAGAAAACAAGAGGCTCCGTGAACA GTGCTTGGAGTTTGAGAAGAGCGAGGAAGAGCTTAATTTCAAG GTAGAAGGTCTCAAAAATGAACTAGATAAAGTTGAGCTCGAGTACGAACAACTGTTGGCCGAATCTAAACTGATGGATATGTTAAAGGAGGAGAAAGTGTAA
- the LOC113317982 gene encoding protein MICRORCHIDIA 6-like isoform X3, translating into MYVRNDTGKKKVAWNRLEMSYTDVVELSSDDETEDPKVKYVKQETKLPGNVLLKKQIKSEKFPLQNGHVNSVNGTQSSSSALNQGNHTAIGGPTYASSLPPAPLTRQFWKAGTYTDEQPSESATQNGQNHLRVHPKFLHSNATSHKWAFGAVAELLDNAVDEIQNGATFVMVDKIQTPHDGSPALLIQDDGGGMDPEAMRHCMSFGFSDKKSNLAIGQYGNGFKTSTMRLGADVIVFSRRQEQRSFTQSVGLLSYTFLRQTGHDRIVVPMFDDIGQHGTKVIIYNLWFTDDGEMELDFEADVEDIRLPGAPKVAKQGSLQAIGQQHIANQLHYSLREYLSILYLRVPEHFRIILRGQVVKHHNIADDLKHPEFILYKPQIGPNSEGVVVTTIGFLKEAPHVNIHGFSVYHKNRLIMPFWRVLSQNNSRGRGVVGVLEANFIEHTHNKQDFEKTTVFQKLEIRLKEMTLEYWDFHCGLIGYQQLRKKPQTPKLPKASNEKISNKMSRFPTYDSSRVGSEGGLFQDHAISPSAFSGGRQTNSIANDQLGTEPELSTKRKEHDHVIEPETRRRQASSAENATDSPLHSDKQLANNTHNGLQSEEAKILIKENKRLREQCLEFEKSEEELNFKVEGLKNELDKVELEYEQLLAESKLMDMLKEEKV; encoded by the exons atgtatgttaggaatgATACAGGGAAGAAGAAAGTGGCCTGGAATCG GCTTGAGATGAGCTACACGGATGTTGTGGAATTGTCAAGTGATGATGAGACGGAAGACCCAAAAGTGAAGTATGTTAAACAGGAGACAAAGCTACCAGGTAATGTGCTGTTGAAGAAGCAGATTAAATCTGAAAAGTTTCCTCTGCAGAATGGACATGTGAATTCTGTGAACGGGACTCAAAGTAGCTCTAGTGCCTTGAATCAAGGGAATCACACGGCTATTGGTGGCCCAACATATGCATCTTCTTTGCCTCCTGCTCCACTTACTCGTCAATTCTGGAAAGCTGGGACCTATACGGACGAACAACCTTCTGAATCTGCCACCCAAA ATGGGCAAAATCATTTGCGAGTTCATCCCAAGTTTCTTCACTCAAATGCTACTTCACACAAGTGGGCTTTTGGTG ccgTTGCCGAGCTGCTTGACAATGCTGTCGATGAG ATTCAAAATGGAGCTACCTTTGTCATGGTAGATAAAATTCAAACGCCTCATGATGGAAGTCCAGCTTTGCTAATCCAAG ATGATGGAGGTGGTATGGACCCTGAAGCAATGCGACACTGTATGAGCTTTGGATTCTCGGATAAGAAATCAAATCTTGCCATTGGACAAT ATGGAAATGGGTTCAAGACAAGCACGATGAGGCTTGGGGCAGATGTGATAGTATTTAGCCGCCGCCAAGAGCAGAG GTCATTTACTCAAAGTGTTGGTCTCCTTTCTTACACCTTTTTGAGACAAACAGGTCATGACAGAATAGTTGTTCCTATG TTCGATGACATAGGACAACATGGCACAAAAGTTATTATCTACAATCTCTGGTTCACCGATGATGGGGAAATGGAACTTGATTTTGAGGCGGATGTGGAG GATATCCGATTACCTGGAGCCCCAAAAGTGGCTAAACAAGGCAGTTTACAAGCTATAGGCCAACAACATATCGCCAACCAGCTCCACTATTCTCTTCGT GAGTACTTATCTATCCTATATCTGAGAGTACCTGAGCATTTCAGAATAATTCTGCGTGGACAAGTTGTTAAACATCACAATATTGCCGATGATCTTAAGCATCCTGAGTTCATCTTGTACAAACCTCAAATAGGTCCAAATTCGGAG GGTGTAGTAGTTACCACAATAGGGTTCCTGAAGGAAGCTCCACATGTGAACATCCATGGATTCAGTGTTTACCATAAAAACAGGCTTATAATG CCGTTTTGGCGTGTTCTCAGTCAGAACAACAGTAGGGGCAGGGGTGTAGTAG GTGTTCTGGAGGCAAATTTTATTGAACATACTCACAACAAGCAAGATTTTGAGAAGACTACAGTTTTTCAAAAGCTTGAAATCCGTTTGAAAGAAATGACCTTGGAGTACTG GGATTTCCATTGTGGATTAATTGGGTATCAACAACTCAGGAAGAAGCCTCAGACACCAAAGCTTCCGAAAGCATCTAATGAAAAAATATCTAACAAAATGAGTCGATTTCCTACATATGATAGTTCAAGAGTAGGTTCTGAAGGTGGTCTCTTTCAAGATCATGCGATATCCCCGTCTGCATTTTCAGGAGGAAGACAAACAAATAGTATTGCCAACGATCAACTTGGCACCGAACCAG AACTATCGACGAAGAGGAAGGAACATGATCACGTCATAGAACCAGAAACCAGGAGAAGGCAGGCAAGCTCAGCAGAAAATGCAACTGATAGCCCACTCCATTCAGATAAACAG CTTGCTAATAACACTCACAATGGGTTGCAAAGTGAAGAGGCCAAAATCCTAATTAAAGAAAACAAGAGGCTCCGTGAACA GTGCTTGGAGTTTGAGAAGAGCGAGGAAGAGCTTAATTTCAAG GTAGAAGGTCTCAAAAATGAACTAGATAAAGTTGAGCTCGAGTACGAACAACTGTTGGCCGAATCTAAACTGATGGATATGTTAAAGGAGGAGAAAGTGTAA